The following are encoded in a window of Armatimonadota bacterium genomic DNA:
- a CDS encoding hydantoinase B/oxoprolinase family protein — translation MRMTGLVDPATVTILQHALHRIAEEMGVNLLHAARSTVIREARDCSCALLDAQGRIIAEAEHIPVQMSSLSLPLTACLRKFGTITPGEVFVINDPFQGGQHLQDIIIFTPVFVDGELLGFAGSIAHHVDIGGASAGLTFDATETFQEGLRLPGLRLNADRDFAPGGIFYDFVAANVRAPQTTIGDLRAQLAANHVGATRLQELARQYGLSTLRLGIEATLDYAERLIRQGIAGIPDGVYRAEDVIDSGVFTRHPIPIRVTLTVQGSDLLVDFTGTHPQVPEFINVPLGSTYSTTYSVIKMALSSGGRRIPANAGCYRPIQILVPEGSLLNPTPPFAVRARMCGAYRIFDAVLLALAQAMPDRVPALGFHVNTTSGFSRFADGRYWIFIEDLGGGWGGTPVGDGADGLDAPLSNCRVTPVEALELDHPYLRVERYALLPNSGGAGKFRGGLGAVREYRVLADGVEFFGYADRHRFPPRGLAGGGDGTCGAFRLIRRGRGRRLPSKIKCPVQPGDLVQVRLGGGGGYGPPLERDPARAQEDVRLGKVTRPRLRRRGEPDP, via the coding sequence ATGAGGATGACAGGTCTCGTGGACCCGGCGACGGTGACCATTCTCCAGCACGCCCTCCATCGCATTGCCGAGGAAATGGGCGTAAATCTCCTCCACGCCGCGCGGTCGACGGTGATCCGCGAAGCGCGCGACTGTTCTTGCGCCCTCCTGGACGCGCAAGGACGGATCATTGCCGAGGCGGAGCACATTCCCGTGCAGATGAGCTCCCTCTCCCTCCCACTGACGGCGTGTCTGCGGAAGTTCGGCACCATTACCCCGGGGGAAGTCTTCGTCATCAATGACCCCTTCCAGGGAGGCCAGCACCTGCAGGACATCATCATCTTCACCCCGGTCTTTGTCGACGGAGAGCTCCTGGGCTTCGCGGGAAGCATTGCCCATCACGTGGACATTGGAGGTGCGTCTGCCGGTTTGACCTTCGACGCCACCGAGACCTTCCAGGAAGGGTTGCGACTGCCGGGCTTGAGGCTCAACGCCGACCGGGACTTCGCCCCGGGCGGCATCTTCTACGATTTCGTCGCGGCCAACGTCCGTGCACCCCAGACGACCATCGGCGACCTTCGGGCCCAGTTGGCTGCCAACCACGTCGGTGCGACCCGGCTTCAGGAGCTGGCACGCCAGTATGGCCTCTCCACCCTGCGCCTCGGGATCGAGGCCACCCTGGACTATGCCGAGCGGCTGATCCGGCAGGGCATCGCCGGCATTCCGGATGGCGTGTACCGTGCGGAGGACGTCATTGACAGCGGAGTCTTCACCCGGCACCCGATCCCGATTCGGGTGACGCTGACCGTCCAGGGGTCCGACCTGCTCGTCGACTTCACGGGGACGCACCCCCAGGTCCCCGAGTTCATCAATGTGCCCCTGGGCTCCACCTACTCGACGACCTACAGCGTCATCAAGATGGCGCTGAGTTCAGGTGGCCGGCGCATTCCCGCCAATGCCGGATGCTATCGCCCTATCCAGATCCTCGTCCCGGAGGGCTCGTTGCTCAACCCCACGCCGCCCTTCGCCGTGCGCGCCCGGATGTGCGGAGCCTATCGCATCTTCGACGCGGTCCTGCTGGCGTTGGCCCAGGCGATGCCGGATCGGGTCCCGGCTCTCGGGTTCCACGTCAACACGACCAGCGGATTCTCACGATTTGCGGACGGACGCTACTGGATCTTCATCGAGGACCTGGGCGGCGGGTGGGGCGGAACGCCCGTGGGCGACGGGGCGGACGGTCTCGATGCCCCCCTCTCCAACTGCCGCGTGACGCCGGTGGAAGCCCTGGAGCTGGACCACCCATACCTGCGCGTGGAGCGTTACGCGCTGCTCCCCAATTCGGGAGGGGCGGGGAAGTTCCGCGGCGGGTTGGGGGCGGTGCGCGAGTACCGGGTGCTGGCCGACGGCGTCGAGTTCTTCGGATACGCGGACCGGCACCGCTTCCCTCCGAGGGGTCTGGCGGGAGGGGGAGATGGCACCTGCGGGGCCTTCCGGCTCATCCGCCGCGGACGCGGCCGACGGCTTCCGTCGAAGATCAAGTGCCCCGTCCAACCCGGCGACCTCGTGCAGGTACGCCTCGGGGGTGGCGGCGGCTACGGGCCTCCCCTGGAGCGGGACCCCGCGCGGGCCCAGGAGGATGTCCGGCTGGGGAAGGTCACCCGGCCCCGACTCCGCCGTCGAGGGGAGCCAGACCCGTGA
- a CDS encoding LLM class F420-dependent oxidoreductase — protein MRLGAIFPQTEIGNDPGAIADFARAAEAAGYDHLLAFDHVLGAVPRPGWRGPYTVEHPFHEPFVLFGFLAGLTRRLELTTGIVILPQRQTALVAKQAAEVDVLSGGRLRLGVGIGWNEVEYEALGMDFHTRGRRMAEQVRVLRLLWTQEVVTFQGRWHRITQAGINPLPVQRPIPLWMGGHAEPALRRAARLADGWMAGGTLRTSTVQGPPANLETYRGIVERLRTLLREAGRDPAAFGIEGRIAYQSGPDGWRAGYEAWRAMGGTHLSVTTMGAGLDSPAKHIQAIQDVAATLRG, from the coding sequence GTGCGCCTCGGGGCCATCTTCCCCCAGACCGAGATCGGCAACGATCCCGGTGCCATCGCCGACTTCGCCCGCGCCGCCGAAGCGGCCGGCTACGACCACCTGCTGGCCTTCGACCACGTGCTGGGCGCCGTCCCCCGTCCCGGCTGGCGCGGCCCCTACACCGTCGAGCACCCCTTCCACGAGCCCTTCGTCCTCTTCGGCTTCCTGGCCGGGCTGACGCGCCGCCTGGAGCTGACCACCGGGATCGTCATCCTCCCGCAGCGCCAGACCGCGCTGGTGGCCAAGCAGGCCGCCGAGGTGGACGTCCTCTCCGGCGGCCGCCTGCGCCTGGGCGTGGGCATCGGGTGGAACGAGGTGGAGTACGAGGCGCTGGGGATGGACTTCCACACGCGCGGCCGGCGCATGGCCGAGCAGGTGCGCGTCCTGCGGCTGCTCTGGACGCAGGAGGTCGTGACGTTCCAGGGGCGCTGGCACCGCATCACCCAGGCGGGGATCAACCCGCTGCCGGTGCAGCGGCCGATCCCGCTCTGGATGGGCGGGCACGCCGAGCCGGCGCTGCGCCGCGCCGCCCGACTGGCCGACGGGTGGATGGCCGGGGGGACGCTGCGCACCTCCACCGTCCAGGGACCGCCCGCCAACCTGGAGACCTACCGCGGCATCGTGGAGCGGCTGCGGACCCTCTTGCGCGAGGCGGGGCGCGACCCTGCGGCCTTCGGGATCGAAGGGCGCATCGCCTACCAGTCGGGCCCGGACGGGTGGCGCGCGGGGTACGAGGCCTGGCGCGCCATGGGGGGAACGCACCTCAGCGTGACGACCATGGGCGCCGGATTGGACTCGCCCGCGAAGCACATCCAGGCCATCCAGGACGTCGCCGCCACCCTGCGCGGGTGA
- a CDS encoding acyl-CoA dehydrogenase family protein, which translates to MAEPFRLTEEQQLIRDSVRRLCQQFPDAYWRELDRTQAYPEAFVEALTRAGWLAILIPERYGGGGLGITEASIVLEEINRSGGNAAACHAQMYIMGTLLRHGSEALQRTYLPRIASGELRLQAFAVTEPAAGSETTRIQTRAERRGDRYVVHGQKVFISRAEHSDLMLLLARTTPCEAVADKTRGLSLFLVDLRAAVAQGTVQIRPIRTMLNHHTTELFITDLEVPADHLVGEEGMGFRYLIDGWNAERILLAAECIGDGRWFIDRATAYARERVVFGRPIGAYQGVQFPLARAYARVAAADLMRWQAATKFDRGERCGAEANMAKLLAAEASWEAANVCLDTFGGYGFAADYDVERKFRETRLYKVAPVTDNLVLAYLGHNVLGLPRSY; encoded by the coding sequence GTGGCCGAGCCCTTCCGCCTCACCGAGGAGCAGCAACTCATCCGCGACTCGGTGCGCCGCCTCTGCCAGCAGTTCCCGGACGCCTACTGGCGGGAGCTCGACCGCACCCAGGCCTACCCCGAGGCCTTCGTCGAGGCCCTCACCCGCGCGGGGTGGCTGGCCATCCTCATCCCGGAGCGCTACGGCGGGGGCGGGCTCGGCATCACCGAAGCCTCCATCGTCCTGGAGGAGATCAACCGCTCCGGCGGCAACGCCGCAGCCTGCCACGCGCAGATGTACATCATGGGGACGCTGCTGCGCCACGGCAGCGAGGCCCTGCAGCGCACCTACCTGCCGCGCATCGCCTCCGGCGAGCTGCGGCTGCAGGCCTTCGCCGTCACCGAGCCGGCGGCCGGATCGGAGACCACCCGCATCCAGACGCGCGCGGAACGGCGCGGCGACCGCTACGTCGTGCACGGCCAGAAGGTCTTCATCTCCCGCGCCGAGCACTCCGACCTGATGCTGCTGCTCGCCCGCACCACCCCCTGCGAGGCGGTGGCCGACAAGACGCGCGGGCTCTCCCTCTTCCTGGTGGACCTGCGGGCGGCGGTGGCGCAGGGCACGGTCCAGATCCGGCCCATCCGCACCATGCTCAACCACCACACCACCGAGCTCTTCATCACCGACCTGGAGGTGCCGGCCGACCACCTGGTCGGGGAGGAGGGGATGGGCTTCCGCTACCTCATCGACGGGTGGAACGCCGAGCGCATCCTCCTGGCCGCGGAGTGCATCGGCGACGGGCGGTGGTTCATCGACCGCGCGACCGCTTACGCGCGGGAGCGGGTGGTCTTCGGGCGGCCCATCGGGGCGTACCAGGGGGTGCAGTTCCCCCTGGCCCGCGCCTACGCCCGGGTGGCGGCGGCGGACCTGATGCGCTGGCAGGCCGCGACGAAGTTCGACCGCGGGGAGCGGTGCGGCGCCGAGGCCAACATGGCCAAGCTGCTGGCCGCGGAGGCCTCCTGGGAGGCGGCCAACGTCTGCCTGGACACGTTCGGGGGCTACGGGTTCGCCGCAGACTACGACGTCGAGCGCAAGTTCCGGGAGACGCGGCTGTACAAGGTGGCGCCGGTGACGGACAACCTGGTCCTGGCCTACCTGGGGCACAACGTCCTCGGGCTGCCCCGGTCCTACTGA
- a CDS encoding ABC transporter substrate-binding protein → MNRTWLALWVVAALLLGPSGLAGAADGSLARVKKAGVLTVCAVDGLLPYSSSDQRTPGFEVEIAQAIARELGVAVRHHWTTWDGLIPALTSKRCDAIIDGMFITPERQKVIAFSRPYYGSGETILVRKDNTTIRGLADLKGKRVGVLSGSVTVEYLRKKGIATLVVYPDQNTIILELNNGRIEAAYLEAPSAAWALKKDPTLNIKIVKEYIPEERFNAGVGLRKADRELLEAINTAVTKLVQNGTIARILGKYGVPFYPAK, encoded by the coding sequence GTGAACCGTACGTGGCTGGCGCTCTGGGTGGTGGCAGCGCTTCTCCTGGGGCCGAGCGGACTCGCTGGAGCGGCGGACGGGTCCCTCGCCCGTGTCAAGAAGGCCGGGGTCCTCACCGTCTGTGCCGTGGACGGCCTCCTTCCGTACTCGAGCTCCGACCAGCGCACGCCGGGGTTCGAGGTCGAAATCGCGCAGGCGATTGCGCGCGAGCTGGGCGTGGCCGTGCGCCATCACTGGACAACCTGGGACGGACTGATCCCCGCACTCACGAGCAAGCGTTGCGACGCCATCATCGACGGGATGTTCATCACGCCTGAACGCCAGAAGGTCATTGCTTTCTCCCGCCCGTACTACGGGTCGGGTGAGACCATCCTCGTGCGCAAGGACAATACGACGATCCGGGGGCTGGCAGATCTGAAGGGCAAGCGGGTCGGGGTGCTCTCCGGCTCGGTGACCGTCGAGTACCTGCGCAAGAAGGGCATCGCCACGCTGGTCGTCTACCCGGACCAGAACACGATCATCCTCGAGTTGAACAACGGGCGCATCGAGGCCGCGTACCTCGAAGCTCCCAGCGCGGCGTGGGCGCTGAAGAAGGACCCGACGCTCAACATCAAGATCGTCAAAGAGTACATCCCCGAGGAGCGCTTCAACGCTGGCGTCGGGCTCCGGAAGGCGGACCGAGAGCTGCTCGAAGCCATCAACACCGCCGTGACCAAACTGGTGCAGAACGGCACCATCGCCCGCATCCTGGGCAAGTACGGGGTCCCCTTCTACCCGGCGAAGTAG
- a CDS encoding MurR/RpiR family transcriptional regulator, whose protein sequence is MPARPHLTAAPSTTHPVESERFSALLARAYQRLPAAQRRVADLLARQYRRLAFLSAEEVAALAGVSDSTVVRLAMALGYRGYADLQRAVREVLDEDLHPVDRIRRDLHGVRAEGELFDRLMAVDEASIRETRSRLAVASVVRAAQTLAQARVVYIMGLRGSYPLAFFLALHLGQVRPHVLLLEARGGTALDPLASAQGSGVLVAIAMSRYSSLTVRAAEFARQRGLHVLAITDSPGSPLAPLAHQLLLVSADDVPAACVAGLSLCNVLASLVRRRLGAEGRRTSLTLETMLHRAGLLERG, encoded by the coding sequence ATGCCTGCCCGGCCTCATCTCACAGCTGCCCCGTCGACTACCCATCCGGTAGAGTCCGAGCGTTTCTCTGCGCTGCTCGCCCGCGCGTACCAACGGCTGCCCGCTGCCCAACGCCGCGTCGCCGACCTCCTCGCACGCCAGTACCGACGGCTGGCCTTCCTGTCCGCCGAGGAGGTCGCCGCCCTGGCCGGAGTCAGTGACTCCACCGTGGTACGCCTCGCCATGGCGCTGGGCTACCGGGGGTACGCAGACCTCCAGCGGGCCGTCCGGGAAGTGCTGGACGAGGACCTCCACCCCGTGGACCGGATCCGTCGCGACCTGCATGGCGTCCGGGCCGAGGGAGAACTGTTCGACCGCTTGATGGCCGTCGACGAGGCCAGCATCCGTGAGACCCGGTCGAGGCTCGCGGTCGCCAGCGTCGTGCGCGCGGCGCAGACGCTGGCGCAGGCGCGCGTCGTCTACATCATGGGGCTCCGCGGATCATACCCGCTGGCCTTCTTCCTCGCCTTGCACCTCGGCCAGGTCCGCCCGCACGTGCTCCTCCTTGAAGCCCGCGGGGGAACGGCTCTGGACCCGCTGGCCTCCGCCCAGGGCAGTGGCGTGCTCGTCGCCATCGCCATGTCGCGCTACTCCAGCCTCACTGTCCGGGCGGCCGAGTTCGCCCGCCAGCGAGGGCTCCACGTCCTGGCCATCACCGACAGCCCCGGCAGCCCGCTGGCCCCGCTCGCACACCAGCTCCTCCTGGTCAGTGCGGATGACGTACCCGCCGCGTGCGTGGCGGGCCTCAGTCTCTGCAACGTCCTGGCCTCGCTGGTCCGCCGGCGCCTGGGAGCCGAGGGGCGGCGAACCAGCCTGACTCTGGAGACCATGCTCCACCGGGCCGGTCTGCTGGAGAGGGGGTGA
- a CDS encoding metal ABC transporter substrate-binding protein, giving the protein MGSRGARARGVAAAALAVGLAALTSWSCAPSGATPRRVSVVATYSVIADLARQVAGDRAEVHALVPVGTDPHTYEPRPGDARRLAEADLVLYNGLNLELWFDRFVRGSGTRARIVVASDRVTPILIQDPLSRFQGAPDPHAWLDVQNVIRHYVPTIRDALIATDPQGAAAYRAQAERYLAELRALDAWIRQRVTAIPPERRKLVTTENALHYFAARYGFEVVGWIYTLAPESEPPARRIVELVERIRRERVPALFVDLTLNPRLMERLSQETGVPIRGALYIDSLGRPGSGADTYVGMMRANVELLVAGLGGGRP; this is encoded by the coding sequence GTGGGATCCCGAGGAGCCCGCGCCCGCGGGGTGGCGGCGGCCGCCCTCGCGGTCGGGCTGGCGGCGCTGACGTCGTGGAGCTGCGCACCCTCCGGCGCGACGCCCCGCCGCGTCAGTGTCGTCGCCACCTACTCCGTCATCGCCGACCTGGCCCGCCAGGTGGCCGGCGACCGGGCGGAGGTCCACGCCCTGGTGCCCGTGGGCACCGACCCCCACACCTACGAGCCGCGGCCAGGCGACGCCCGCCGACTGGCCGAGGCGGACCTGGTCCTCTACAACGGCCTGAACCTGGAGCTGTGGTTCGACCGGTTCGTGCGCGGCTCCGGCACGCGGGCGCGCATCGTCGTCGCCTCCGACCGCGTGACGCCCATCCTGATCCAGGACCCGCTGAGCCGGTTCCAGGGCGCTCCCGATCCCCACGCCTGGCTGGACGTGCAGAACGTGATCCGCCACTACGTGCCCACCATTCGCGATGCCCTGATCGCCACGGACCCCCAGGGCGCAGCGGCCTACCGCGCCCAGGCCGAGCGCTACCTGGCCGAGCTGCGGGCGCTGGATGCCTGGATCCGCCAGCGGGTGACAGCGATCCCGCCGGAGCGACGCAAGCTGGTGACCACCGAGAACGCCCTCCACTACTTCGCCGCCCGCTACGGCTTCGAGGTGGTGGGCTGGATCTACACCCTGGCCCCGGAGTCCGAGCCGCCGGCACGGCGTATCGTAGAGCTGGTGGAGCGGATCCGGCGCGAGCGCGTCCCCGCGCTCTTCGTCGATCTGACCCTGAACCCGCGGCTCATGGAGCGGCTGAGTCAGGAGACCGGCGTGCCCATTCGCGGCGCGCTCTACATCGACTCCCTGGGACGGCCGGGGAGCGGCGCGGACACCTACGTCGGGATGATGCGGGCCAACGTGGAGCTCCTCGTCGCCGGGCTGGGCGGTGGGCGGCCGTGA
- a CDS encoding MaoC family dehydratase, whose product MAARRARREGRYFEDFAVGDVYEHPYGRTVTEADNIWFSALTLNANPLHIDYAYAAQTEFGRPLVNSAFTLALVVGLSVEDISENAVANLGWDRVRLPHPVFVGDTIYAESEVLETRPSRSRPHAGIVRFRTRGYNQEGTVVIEFERTVMVYRRGASPRGLRPRPRPSPPEAPSTAPAQDDPSPR is encoded by the coding sequence ATGGCGGCGCGGCGCGCGCGGCGGGAAGGGCGCTACTTCGAGGACTTCGCCGTGGGGGACGTCTACGAGCACCCCTATGGCCGCACCGTCACCGAGGCGGACAACATCTGGTTCAGCGCCCTCACCCTGAACGCCAACCCCCTCCACATCGACTACGCCTACGCCGCCCAGACGGAGTTCGGGCGGCCGCTGGTGAACAGCGCCTTCACGCTGGCGCTGGTGGTCGGCCTCTCCGTCGAGGACATCAGCGAGAACGCGGTGGCCAACCTCGGGTGGGACCGGGTGCGCCTGCCCCACCCGGTCTTCGTCGGCGACACCATCTACGCTGAGAGCGAGGTCCTGGAGACGCGGCCCTCCCGCTCCCGCCCGCACGCGGGCATCGTGCGGTTCCGGACGCGCGGGTACAACCAGGAAGGGACGGTGGTCATCGAGTTCGAGCGCACCGTAATGGTCTACCGGCGGGGCGCCTCGCCTCGCGGCCTTCGCCCGCGGCCGCGCCCCTCGCCCCCCGAGGCCCCCTCCACCGCACCTGCGCAGGACGACCCGTCCCCGCGCTAG
- a CDS encoding amino acid ABC transporter ATP-binding protein — MAPLLELQGLSKRFGGVQAVEEVSLRLEAGEVVVIIGPSGSGKSTLLRCVNLLELPDEGEIRLNGERVFRRARGETLTHRQIDEAQRQLRRATGMVFQRFNLFPHLTALQNVTVGLTWVKGLGRDEAHRKGLELLGQVGLEDKVEAYPAQLSGGQQQRVAIARALGMNPRIMLFDEPTSALDPELVEEVLHVIKRLTKTGMAKIIVTHEMGFAQDVADRVLFMDLGRIVEEGPPHRMFTAPANPRTRAFLRKIIHRNVILEDHANIRG, encoded by the coding sequence GTGGCTCCTCTCCTCGAACTGCAGGGACTCTCGAAGCGGTTCGGCGGGGTGCAGGCTGTCGAGGAGGTCTCCCTCAGGCTCGAGGCGGGGGAGGTGGTGGTCATCATCGGCCCGAGCGGATCGGGGAAGAGCACGCTCCTTCGGTGCGTGAACCTGCTGGAGCTGCCGGACGAGGGGGAGATCCGCCTCAACGGTGAGAGGGTGTTTCGGCGAGCCCGGGGAGAGACGTTGACGCACCGCCAGATCGACGAGGCGCAGCGGCAGCTTCGACGTGCCACGGGCATGGTCTTTCAACGCTTCAACCTCTTCCCGCATCTGACGGCCCTGCAGAACGTCACCGTCGGGCTGACCTGGGTGAAGGGCCTTGGCCGCGACGAAGCTCACCGTAAGGGACTGGAGCTGCTCGGCCAGGTCGGCCTGGAGGACAAGGTGGAAGCCTATCCCGCCCAGCTCAGTGGTGGGCAGCAGCAGCGGGTGGCCATCGCCCGGGCGCTGGGGATGAATCCCCGCATCATGCTCTTCGACGAACCCACGTCCGCCCTGGACCCCGAGCTGGTCGAGGAAGTCCTTCACGTGATCAAGCGCCTCACGAAGACCGGGATGGCCAAGATCATCGTCACCCATGAGATGGGATTCGCCCAGGACGTGGCCGACCGCGTCCTCTTCATGGACCTGGGACGCATCGTCGAGGAGGGCCCGCCGCATAGGATGTTCACCGCGCCGGCCAACCCTCGGACGCGTGCCTTTCTGCGTAAGATCATCCACCGGAATGTGATCCTCGAGGATCACGCGAACATCAGAGGCTAG
- a CDS encoding MmgE/PrpD family protein: protein MATLSEHLAEFVVTVRYDALPDAVRAMAQKTVLDWAGAVLAGAAQPPAAMARRALLPLGGRPEAEVVATAARTDALRAALLNGLAAHIVEVDDLHRPSTTHAGAPVVAAALAAAERAGVSGPRLLEAVVAGFEVAVRVAEAVNPSHYRFWHTTATCGTFGAAAAAAKVLGLGPRDTAQALGSAGTMAAGLWEFLRDGAMSKHLHAGHAAHDGLLAALLAREGFTGARAILEGEQGFFRAMAAEADPGRVTDRLGERFAITENSFKLFPCCGHTHGAIVAALEVRSRGGVDLPVIDEVRVATYSAALQVTGNPDPQTPYQAKFSLPYTVAAALRWGRVGLGEFEPAALADPEVRGLLGRVRVAVDPALDARYPAAWPARVTVRLKGGPTHSALVEQAPGEDGAAVPYEALAAKFRDLLAWAVGQVGAQPAEDPGGTLAADALRERYAAVPEAVRQLAAVERLGPGALWGAGRGAGQGAGVTSPTRG, encoded by the coding sequence ATGGCGACGCTGTCCGAACACCTGGCGGAGTTCGTGGTGACGGTGCGCTACGACGCCCTGCCGGACGCGGTCCGGGCCATGGCGCAGAAGACCGTCCTCGACTGGGCCGGGGCGGTCCTGGCGGGGGCGGCTCAGCCGCCAGCGGCGATGGCGCGGCGGGCGCTGCTGCCGCTGGGCGGCCGACCGGAGGCCGAGGTGGTGGCTACGGCCGCACGCACCGATGCCCTGCGGGCCGCGCTGCTCAACGGCCTGGCCGCCCACATCGTCGAAGTCGACGACCTCCACCGTCCCTCCACGACCCACGCCGGCGCGCCCGTGGTGGCCGCGGCGCTCGCGGCGGCGGAACGCGCAGGAGTCTCGGGACCGCGCCTGCTGGAGGCGGTGGTGGCGGGATTCGAGGTGGCGGTGCGCGTCGCCGAGGCCGTGAACCCTTCCCACTATCGCTTCTGGCACACCACGGCCACCTGCGGGACCTTCGGCGCGGCGGCCGCGGCGGCCAAGGTCCTGGGGCTGGGCCCGCGGGACACCGCGCAGGCCCTCGGTTCGGCGGGGACGATGGCCGCGGGGCTGTGGGAGTTCCTGCGGGACGGCGCCATGTCCAAGCACCTCCACGCCGGGCACGCGGCCCACGACGGCCTGCTGGCCGCGCTGCTGGCCCGCGAAGGCTTCACGGGCGCGCGGGCCATCCTGGAGGGGGAGCAGGGGTTCTTCCGGGCCATGGCCGCCGAGGCCGATCCCGGCCGCGTCACCGACCGCCTGGGCGAGCGGTTCGCCATCACCGAAAACAGCTTCAAGCTCTTTCCCTGCTGCGGCCACACGCACGGCGCCATCGTCGCCGCCCTTGAGGTCCGGTCGCGCGGCGGGGTGGACCTGCCGGTGATCGACGAGGTGCGGGTAGCAACCTACAGTGCAGCCCTCCAGGTTACGGGCAACCCCGACCCGCAGACGCCCTACCAGGCGAAGTTCAGCCTCCCCTACACGGTGGCGGCGGCGCTGCGCTGGGGGCGGGTGGGGCTCGGGGAGTTCGAGCCGGCGGCGCTGGCGGACCCGGAGGTGCGCGGTCTGCTGGGGCGCGTGCGTGTGGCGGTCGACCCCGCCTTGGACGCGCGCTACCCGGCGGCCTGGCCGGCCCGCGTCACCGTGCGCCTGAAGGGCGGGCCCACCCACAGCGCGCTCGTGGAGCAGGCCCCGGGAGAGGACGGCGCGGCGGTGCCCTACGAGGCGCTGGCGGCGAAGTTCCGCGACCTGCTCGCGTGGGCCGTCGGGCAGGTGGGAGCGCAACCGGCTGAGGACCCCGGGGGGACGCTCGCCGCCGACGCGCTGCGCGAGCGCTACGCGGCCGTCCCCGAGGCGGTGCGGCAGCTGGCCGCCGTGGAGCGCCTGGGACCCGGGGCGCTGTGGGGCGCAGGCCGGGGCGCAGGCCAGGGCGCAGGTGTGACGTCGCCCACCCGCGGCTGA
- a CDS encoding amino acid ABC transporter permease, which yields MLEVIRDALPFLMAGAITTINISIVAMGVGLVLGLVAALCRMSRARVVQWGAVGYIELIRGTPLLAQLFLLYYGLPQFGIRLEPFTAAVLGLGINYGAYLAEVYRAGILSIDRGQWEAGFSIGMSWWVLMYVIILPQAIRVILPPVGNYFISMLKDSALTATIAVSELLRQAQLRVAVTFRSFEIYALAALIYFIMSYPLSLAVGALERRTTQGTRA from the coding sequence ATGCTCGAGGTCATCCGTGATGCCCTCCCCTTCCTGATGGCGGGTGCCATCACGACGATCAACATCTCCATCGTCGCCATGGGGGTGGGCCTCGTCCTCGGGCTCGTGGCAGCCCTCTGCCGCATGAGCCGGGCGCGCGTCGTGCAGTGGGGTGCCGTCGGGTACATCGAGCTCATCCGCGGCACCCCGCTGCTGGCGCAGCTCTTCCTCCTGTACTACGGCCTGCCGCAGTTTGGGATTCGCCTCGAACCCTTCACGGCCGCTGTCCTCGGACTGGGCATCAACTACGGGGCCTACCTGGCCGAAGTGTATCGCGCGGGCATCCTCTCCATCGACCGGGGGCAGTGGGAAGCCGGGTTCTCCATCGGCATGTCGTGGTGGGTCCTGATGTACGTCATCATCCTGCCGCAAGCCATCCGCGTGATCCTCCCACCGGTCGGAAACTACTTCATCTCCATGCTCAAGGACTCGGCCTTGACCGCCACCATCGCCGTCTCCGAACTCCTGCGCCAGGCCCAGCTGCGGGTGGCCGTGACCTTCCGGAGTTTTGAGATCTACGCCCTGGCGGCCCTGATCTACTTCATCATGAGCTACCCCCTCTCGCTGGCGGTGGGTGCGCTGGAACGACGGACCACCCAAGGCACGAGGGCCTAG